From the genome of Desulfovibrio gilichinskyi, one region includes:
- the pta gene encoding phosphate acetyltransferase, with product MSNCLYIAATEARSGKSAIVLGVMQLLLTHVRKVAIFRPIIHDGFGGGRDHDIDLILSHFKLPQKYETTYVYTQSEATRMINDGNNSVLMENILEKFRSLQEEYDFVLCEGTDYLGAEAAVEFEINMDVVGNLGCPVLAVLNGMEGQEDEICDLSRRTFDLFQEKGLDVIAVMVNRAGKKVSSDLVDRIKAGFITVNKPLVYIIPDDKRLANPTVNDVAKWMDCKVLYGADRLETPVNDYVVAAMHIENFLKYVGEGSLIITPGDRSDIILASLASRLSDAYPNISGILLTGGIHPAMTVHHLIEGWKGVPIPILIVPEHTYKTAQIVQGLHGTIDPENSVKVLSALGLFETCVNSHELQQKLVSTVSTRITPFMFEHTLLHKAREKKQHIVLPEGTSERILHAADILTRRDVVTLTLLGNEEEIRQIASNIDINLEGINIVDPVKADCFEKFVEDYYELRKHKCIMKEDARDRMSDPTYFGTMMVKTGMAGGMVSGSVTTTAQTIRPAFEFIKTKPGVSIVSSVFLMCQNDQVMVYGDCAVNPNPDASELAEIAISSAETARIFGIEPRVAMLSYSTGSLSKGKDVDKVVEATRIIREKAPDLAVEGPLQYDVAVDPYAAEEFMPGNAVAGKATVLIFPDLNTGNNTYKAVQRSVPDSVAIGPILQGLKKPVNDLSRGCQVRDIVNTVAITAIQAQSES from the coding sequence ATGTCGAATTGTCTTTATATAGCGGCTACAGAAGCACGCAGCGGAAAGTCTGCTATTGTGCTGGGCGTAATGCAGTTGCTGCTGACCCATGTTCGTAAGGTTGCGATTTTCAGACCTATTATTCATGACGGCTTTGGCGGCGGGCGTGATCATGATATTGATTTAATTCTGAGCCATTTTAAACTCCCTCAAAAGTATGAAACAACTTACGTCTATACTCAGAGTGAAGCGACAAGAATGATTAATGACGGAAATAATTCAGTATTAATGGAAAATATTCTTGAAAAGTTCAGAAGTCTCCAAGAAGAATATGATTTTGTGCTTTGTGAAGGGACTGATTATTTGGGAGCTGAAGCCGCAGTTGAATTTGAAATAAATATGGATGTAGTAGGCAATTTAGGCTGCCCTGTACTTGCTGTGCTTAACGGAATGGAAGGTCAGGAAGATGAAATATGTGATTTGTCCAGAAGGACATTTGATTTGTTTCAGGAAAAGGGGTTGGACGTTATTGCTGTTATGGTTAACAGGGCCGGCAAAAAGGTTTCCAGTGATTTGGTTGACAGGATAAAAGCGGGCTTCATCACTGTGAACAAACCTCTGGTATATATTATCCCTGATGATAAACGACTTGCAAACCCGACTGTAAATGATGTTGCAAAATGGATGGATTGTAAGGTCCTGTACGGAGCAGACAGACTGGAAACTCCCGTAAATGATTACGTTGTAGCAGCAATGCATATTGAGAATTTTTTGAAGTATGTCGGTGAGGGAAGTCTTATTATCACCCCCGGAGACCGCTCCGATATTATTCTTGCAAGCTTGGCGTCGCGCTTGTCAGATGCCTACCCGAATATATCAGGCATTCTTCTGACAGGCGGTATACATCCGGCAATGACCGTGCATCATCTTATAGAAGGCTGGAAAGGTGTTCCGATACCTATCTTAATTGTCCCGGAGCATACATACAAAACTGCGCAGATAGTGCAGGGACTTCACGGAACCATTGATCCTGAAAACAGTGTTAAGGTTCTGTCGGCACTCGGCCTTTTTGAAACATGTGTAAACTCTCATGAATTGCAACAGAAGCTGGTCTCAACAGTCTCTACAAGAATTACTCCGTTTATGTTTGAACATACCCTGCTGCATAAAGCACGTGAGAAAAAACAGCATATAGTTTTGCCTGAAGGTACAAGTGAAAGAATTCTGCATGCTGCTGATATTTTGACGCGTAGGGATGTTGTTACACTTACGTTACTCGGTAATGAGGAAGAAATCAGGCAGATTGCATCAAATATTGATATCAATCTTGAGGGCATAAATATTGTCGACCCCGTGAAGGCAGATTGTTTTGAAAAGTTTGTGGAAGATTATTATGAACTGCGTAAGCACAAGTGCATTATGAAAGAAGATGCCCGTGACCGTATGAGTGATCCTACGTATTTCGGGACAATGATGGTCAAGACCGGAATGGCGGGTGGAATGGTTTCCGGATCGGTTACTACAACAGCTCAGACTATCCGTCCTGCTTTTGAATTTATAAAAACAAAGCCCGGAGTATCAATAGTTTCCAGTGTTTTTCTAATGTGCCAGAATGATCAGGTTATGGTTTACGGGGATTGCGCAGTAAATCCTAATCCTGATGCCAGCGAGCTTGCGGAAATTGCAATCAGCTCGGCGGAGACTGCAAGAATCTTCGGTATCGAGCCACGGGTGGCAATGCTTTCGTATTCAACAGGATCTTTGAGTAAAGGGAAAGATGTAGATAAAGTGGTGGAAGCGACCAGAATTATTCGCGAGAAAGCACCGGATTTGGCGGTGGAAGGACCGCTTCAATATGATGTTGCTGTTGACCCTTACGCTGCAGAGGAGTTTATGCCCGGTAATGCCGTTGCAGGCAAAGCGACTGTTTTGATTTTTCCTGACCTTAATACAGGTAACAATACGTATAAGGCTGTTCAAAGGTCTGTGCCTGATTCGGTTGCCATCGGTCCTATACTTCAGGGACTTAAAAAACCGGTTAACGATTTGAGCCGCGGGTGTCAGGTGCGTGATATTGTCAACACTGTGGCAATTACGGCGATTCAAGCTCAGTCTGAATCTTAA
- the rimK gene encoding 30S ribosomal protein S6--L-glutamate ligase — protein MKIGILSRRKELYSTSSMVRACEERGHEVQVINPLRCYMNITSHNPSILYKGEALEGFDAIIPRIGASITFYGCAVVRQFEMMGVYCVNESVSITRSRDKLRSLQLLARKGIGLPVTAFAHSTKYTEDLINVVGGAPLVIKLLEGTQGKGVVLAETKNTAASIIEAFKGLNANILVQEFIAEASGSDIRCLVIGDKVIASMKRQGREGDFRSNLHQGGTASLITITPEERSTAVRSAKIMGLGFCGVDILRSKHGPVVMEVNSSPGLEGIEKTTGKDVAGKLIAFIEKNAKHGKTKTKGRG, from the coding sequence ATGAAAATAGGCATTCTTTCACGCAGAAAAGAACTTTACTCTACTTCCTCCATGGTCCGCGCCTGCGAAGAGCGTGGCCACGAAGTACAGGTAATCAATCCCTTGCGTTGCTACATGAATATAACTTCTCACAACCCGAGTATTCTTTACAAAGGTGAAGCACTTGAAGGGTTTGACGCAATAATTCCGCGCATCGGTGCATCAATTACTTTTTACGGCTGCGCAGTCGTCCGCCAGTTTGAAATGATGGGCGTATATTGCGTAAATGAATCCGTATCCATCACCCGCTCGCGTGATAAGCTTAGAAGCTTGCAACTTTTAGCAAGAAAAGGAATAGGCCTTCCTGTAACAGCTTTTGCCCATTCCACAAAATACACTGAAGACCTCATCAATGTCGTCGGGGGTGCTCCGCTTGTTATCAAACTGCTGGAAGGAACTCAGGGGAAAGGAGTCGTTTTAGCAGAAACAAAGAATACAGCGGCAAGTATAATAGAAGCTTTCAAAGGACTTAATGCCAATATTTTAGTTCAGGAGTTTATTGCTGAAGCATCCGGTTCTGACATCCGCTGTCTGGTCATCGGTGATAAGGTTATTGCCTCCATGAAACGGCAGGGACGCGAAGGAGACTTTAGATCCAACCTGCATCAGGGCGGAACAGCTTCACTTATAACCATTACCCCTGAAGAACGTTCAACAGCCGTCCGCAGTGCTAAAATTATGGGACTGGGATTTTGCGGTGTTGATATACTCCGTTCAAAACACGGTCCGGTTGTTATGGAAGTAAATTCCTCACCGGGGCTTGAAGGAATTGAAAAAACAACCGGCAAAGACGTGGCCGGGAAATTGATCGCTTTTATTGAAAAAAATGCCAAGCACGGCAAAACAAAAACTAAAGGCCGCGGTTAG
- the nifJ gene encoding pyruvate:ferredoxin (flavodoxin) oxidoreductase, whose translation MAKKMKTMDGNQAAAYVAYAMCETAAIFPITPSSPMAEFADEWALKGVKNIFGTSMEVRELQSEGGAAGALHGALAAGNLSCTFTASQGLLLMIPNMYKIAGELLPTVFHVSARALAGHALSIFGDHQDVMACRQTGFAMLASNSVQESLDLALVSHLATIESDIPFVHFFDGFRTSHEIQKVELIDYADMASALNWEKVRDFRDRALNPEHPHTRGTAQNPDIYFQALEAINPYRDAVPGHVEDAMKKVADITGRKYKLFDYVGHPEAEDVIIAMGSSCEAIEETIERLNAQGERLGLVKVRLFRPFSMEHLGRALPATTQQITVLDRTKEGGAIGDPLYLDVCTALRELKIDLPVHAGRYGLGSKEFTPSMVKAIYDNMKSIAPRHHYTVGIHDDVTRLSLEIGPNLDVTPEGTVQCKFWGLGSDGTVGANKQAIKIIGDKTDKFAQGYFAYDSKKSGGITVSHLRFGDHPIKSTYLVEISDFIACHNPSYVKLYDLLDGIRPGGTFLLNTSMGLEDLEVELPAKLRRKIAKNNLKFYTIDAVKIAAAVGLGGRINMIMQTAFFKLANVIPFADAVAYLKESIKNEYGKKGDKIVNMNNAAVDEAEANINEIKYPESWATMEDETVEEHFEPEFITDVVKPILAQKGDELPVSAFSPDGRFPMGTSRFEKRGVAILVPEWDKDNCIQCNQCSFVCPHSALRAVLVNEEEHSIAPDSFETVEAKGKGFEGLQYRMQVNVLDCQGCGNCADICPAKDKALHMKPIASQTDAQVPNYDFSEIVSFKDDILPRTTVKGSQFQQSLLEFSGACAGCGETPYAKVLTQLFGERMIIANATGCSSIWGASAPSTPYCENLEGHGPAWGNSLFEDAAEYGFGMEMAISNRRNRLAMQMKQAMEGEMSADLREAMTGWIENKDDAQKSLEYGDKLRDLLSIEADCSDLLCEIEEQEDIFTKKSIWCFGGDGWAYDIGFGGLDHVLASGKDINVLVMDTEVYSNTGGQASKATPLGSVAKFAAGGKMTAKKDLGRMMMTYGYVYVASVSMGANKNQVMKAFLEAEAYPGPSLVIAYAPCINQGIRKGMGKTQYEGKLAVESGYWPLYRFDPRRAENGENPLVVEYKAPDGNIQDFLSGENRYAMLERMLPETSKTLRAGIEKDCLQRYKLLKQLSELDYSLDDSAESPAE comes from the coding sequence ATGGCTAAGAAAATGAAAACAATGGATGGTAACCAAGCCGCGGCATATGTAGCGTATGCTATGTGTGAAACCGCAGCTATCTTTCCTATCACTCCTTCATCCCCTATGGCTGAGTTTGCAGATGAATGGGCTCTTAAGGGTGTAAAAAATATTTTCGGGACTTCAATGGAAGTTCGTGAACTGCAGTCAGAAGGCGGAGCTGCCGGAGCCCTGCATGGTGCTCTTGCTGCCGGTAACCTTTCCTGTACCTTCACAGCCTCACAGGGCCTCCTGCTGATGATTCCTAACATGTATAAGATTGCAGGCGAGCTTCTCCCCACAGTCTTCCATGTTTCTGCCCGCGCTCTGGCCGGCCACGCTCTTTCCATTTTCGGTGACCATCAGGACGTAATGGCCTGCCGTCAGACCGGATTTGCAATGCTGGCTTCTAACTCCGTGCAGGAAAGTCTTGACCTTGCACTTGTTTCACATCTTGCAACTATTGAATCAGACATTCCTTTTGTTCATTTCTTTGATGGTTTCAGAACTTCTCATGAAATTCAGAAAGTCGAACTTATCGACTACGCTGATATGGCAAGTGCTCTTAACTGGGAAAAAGTAAGAGACTTCCGTGACCGTGCTCTCAATCCTGAACATCCTCACACCAGAGGAACAGCTCAGAACCCGGATATTTACTTCCAGGCTCTTGAAGCAATCAATCCTTACAGAGACGCAGTTCCCGGTCATGTTGAAGATGCAATGAAAAAAGTGGCTGATATTACCGGCCGCAAATATAAACTTTTTGATTACGTAGGACATCCTGAAGCTGAAGATGTTATTATTGCAATGGGTTCCAGCTGTGAAGCCATTGAAGAAACAATCGAACGCCTTAACGCTCAGGGCGAAAGACTCGGACTTGTAAAAGTCAGACTTTTCCGTCCGTTCTCAATGGAACACTTAGGACGCGCACTGCCTGCAACCACTCAGCAGATCACTGTTCTGGATCGCACCAAAGAAGGCGGAGCTATCGGTGATCCTTTGTACCTTGATGTTTGCACCGCTCTCAGAGAATTGAAAATTGATCTTCCTGTTCACGCCGGACGGTACGGCCTCGGTTCAAAGGAATTCACTCCTTCCATGGTCAAAGCAATCTATGACAACATGAAGTCAATTGCTCCCAGACATCATTACACTGTCGGTATCCACGATGATGTTACCCGTCTTTCTCTTGAAATCGGACCGAATTTGGATGTTACTCCTGAAGGCACTGTTCAGTGTAAATTCTGGGGTCTCGGTTCAGACGGTACTGTCGGGGCTAATAAGCAGGCGATTAAAATTATCGGTGATAAGACTGATAAATTTGCGCAGGGTTACTTTGCTTACGATTCCAAAAAATCAGGTGGTATCACCGTATCGCATCTGCGTTTTGGTGATCATCCTATCAAATCAACATATCTCGTTGAAATATCTGACTTCATAGCTTGTCATAATCCAAGTTACGTTAAACTTTATGATCTTTTAGACGGAATCCGCCCCGGCGGAACATTCCTGCTGAATACCAGCATGGGACTCGAAGATCTGGAAGTTGAACTTCCTGCAAAGCTCCGCCGCAAAATTGCCAAGAACAATCTTAAGTTCTACACAATTGATGCTGTTAAAATTGCCGCAGCTGTAGGTCTTGGCGGACGCATAAATATGATTATGCAGACCGCATTCTTTAAATTAGCAAATGTAATTCCTTTTGCGGATGCTGTTGCTTACCTTAAAGAATCAATTAAGAACGAATACGGCAAAAAGGGCGATAAAATCGTCAATATGAATAATGCCGCTGTTGATGAAGCAGAAGCCAATATCAACGAAATTAAATATCCTGAATCATGGGCAACCATGGAAGATGAAACGGTTGAAGAACACTTTGAACCGGAATTCATCACTGATGTTGTTAAACCTATCCTTGCTCAGAAGGGTGACGAGCTTCCTGTCAGCGCATTTTCACCTGACGGCCGTTTCCCGATGGGAACAAGCCGTTTTGAAAAACGCGGCGTAGCAATTCTGGTTCCTGAATGGGACAAAGACAATTGTATTCAGTGTAACCAGTGTTCATTCGTCTGCCCTCACAGTGCTTTGCGTGCTGTGCTTGTCAACGAAGAAGAACATTCAATTGCTCCGGACAGCTTTGAAACAGTTGAAGCCAAAGGTAAAGGATTTGAAGGCCTGCAGTATCGTATGCAGGTCAACGTCCTTGACTGTCAGGGCTGTGGGAACTGTGCGGATATCTGTCCTGCAAAAGACAAAGCTCTGCATATGAAACCTATAGCTTCGCAGACAGATGCTCAGGTTCCTAACTATGACTTCTCTGAAATTGTCTCCTTCAAGGATGACATTCTTCCCCGCACTACTGTTAAGGGCAGCCAGTTCCAGCAGTCTCTGCTTGAATTCTCCGGTGCCTGCGCAGGTTGCGGTGAAACTCCTTATGCGAAAGTTCTGACTCAGCTCTTCGGCGAACGCATGATTATCGCCAATGCAACCGGTTGTTCCTCCATCTGGGGTGCATCTGCTCCTTCCACTCCTTATTGCGAGAATCTGGAAGGCCACGGACCTGCATGGGGTAACTCCTTGTTTGAAGATGCCGCTGAATACGGTTTCGGTATGGAAATGGCTATCTCCAACCGCCGTAACCGCTTAGCTATGCAGATGAAGCAGGCTATGGAAGGCGAGATGAGTGCTGACCTGCGCGAAGCCATGACAGGCTGGATTGAAAATAAAGATGACGCTCAGAAATCACTTGAATACGGTGATAAACTTCGTGATCTCCTTTCTATCGAAGCTGATTGCAGTGACCTGCTTTGCGAAATTGAAGAGCAGGAAGATATCTTCACCAAGAAATCAATATGGTGTTTCGGCGGTGACGGATGGGCATACGACATCGGATTCGGCGGTCTCGACCATGTTCTTGCTTCCGGTAAGGATATCAACGTATTGGTAATGGATACCGAAGTGTACTCCAATACCGGTGGTCAGGCTTCTAAGGCAACACCTCTCGGATCAGTTGCCAAGTTTGCAGCCGGTGGTAAGATGACCGCCAAGAAAGATCTTGGACGTATGATGATGACTTACGGTTATGTCTACGTCGCTTCCGTCTCCATGGGTGCTAACAAGAATCAGGTAATGAAAGCATTCCTTGAAGCTGAAGCGTACCCCGGTCCTTCTTTGGTTATTGCATATGCACCTTGTATCAATCAGGGAATCAGAAAAGGCATGGGTAAAACCCAGTACGAAGGTAAACTTGCAGTTGAATCAGGTTACTGGCCTCTTTACAGATTCGATCCACGCCGCGCAGAAAACGGTGAGAATCCTCTGGTTGTTGAATATAAAGCTCCTGATGGAAATATTCAGGACTTTCTCTCCGGTGAAAACCGTTACGCAATGCTGGAACGCATGCTTCCTGAAACTTCCAAGACACTGCGTGCCGGAATTGAAAAGGATTGTCTGCAAAGATATAAACTGCTCAAGCAGCTCTCTGAACTTGATTACTCACTTGATGATTCAGCCGAATCACCAGCCGAATAA
- a CDS encoding ATP-dependent zinc protease family protein translates to MKRPDTVYGRTIIGWREWACFPELGIPAIKAKVDTGAKTSCLHSFQQEFFERDGKRWIRFGIHPAQGRKDIELFCEAPVVDTRRVTNSGGGVEKRTVIMTPLTMGQLTWEVEVTLTNRDTMKFRMLLGRTAMAQKLVVDPKRSYVLGKDLAAVHKKILISGD, encoded by the coding sequence GTGAAGCGACCGGACACAGTGTACGGCCGAACAATCATCGGCTGGCGGGAGTGGGCCTGTTTCCCTGAACTTGGAATTCCCGCAATTAAGGCTAAAGTTGACACAGGTGCAAAAACATCCTGCCTGCACTCTTTTCAGCAAGAATTTTTCGAGCGTGACGGTAAACGCTGGATTCGTTTCGGCATTCACCCTGCGCAGGGAAGAAAAGATATAGAACTGTTCTGCGAAGCCCCTGTCGTAGATACCCGTCGCGTAACTAATTCCGGCGGCGGAGTGGAAAAAAGAACTGTAATTATGACGCCGTTGACGATGGGCCAACTTACTTGGGAAGTAGAAGTCACATTAACCAATCGCGATACCATGAAGTTCAGAATGCTTCTGGGCCGCACTGCCATGGCGCAAAAATTAGTAGTAGATCCCAAACGTTCCTATGTTTTGGGAAAAGATTTAGCTGCTGTCCATAAAAAGATTTTAATTTCCGGAGATTGA